CCGAGTTCGAGCAGCTTCTGCGAAGCGACGACCGCGTCCTGATGCTCACCGAGCACTTCCTGGACCGCCTTGTATCGCTCGATCCGAGCCGTCGCGTCCTTCTTCCCGACGATCGGGAAGATCAACTCGGCGGCATACCTGGCGCGTTTTCCTGCCTTGCGGGCCCCGTGCAGTGCTACGTCGTCGCCCCCGGCTACTGCTGCGGCGACGCGCCTGCGCACCTTACGTCCGGCCTTGCGTGCAAGTCGATCGAGTTCATCGGCGTCGACGTCCTCTGCCCCGACCGCTGCCGGGAATGCTCGCGAGAGGTTACCGAGACTCGTCAGCAGGGCCCGGTAACGATCCCCGTCCAGCTCCGTCGCGATGATGCCTCGGTGGCGAACCTGTTCGGCCAACAGATCATTCTCGATGCGCGCGGCAACCGGGCCCAGAACCAGCTCCGGCGGCAGCTTGTGCACCGCGTCGGACAAGCGGGCACGCAGCACTTGCCTGTCCCTGACCTCACCGAGAAGTCCTGCATACCAAGCTAACTCGGAATCCAGAATCGACGCTGCGCCCTCGTCGAACAAGGCACCGAATACACGCAGCGTGCTCCGGTAGCGTCGGATCGCGACGCGCGTGGAATGGATCGGGTCGAGTCCCCGACGCAGGTAGACATCGCCGGCGAAGATGGCCTGCGCCTGCTCGTCGAGGTATGTCGCCAGGACCCCGAGCTTCTTCTCCAAGTTCACAGCCAACGCGCGATGCAGCTTCGACGGGTGCGCGCCGCACTGAGCCCCAGCGGTGAGCAGCGCCTTACCGAAACGCTTCAACGTCGCTTCCGACCCCGCCGCACCCAATTCCACTTCCAGCTCGCGCCATCGGTGGTCGGGGATGCCTTCTGCTTGGACGTCGACCGAATCGTCGGCGAGTTCGGCGAGCACGGATCCGTCCGAGGCAGTAAATACATGCCGTCGACGCTTCGAGGTCAGGGTGGCAACGGGGACCAACGGTTTCCCCAGGGCGACGCCTGCGAGCACGCTCGCGAGCTCTTCGGGGACCTGCGCGTCTTCACCGCTACCGAGTGGCAGCCGGATTTCGGTGCGTGCCTTGTCGGCGGGGACTTTCACGTGCCAGCCCGTGTCGGTGTCTCCGCGCCGACGCCGCAACGTGATGCCGCG
This region of Rhodococcus sp. PAMC28707 genomic DNA includes:
- a CDS encoding CYTH and CHAD domain-containing protein; the protein is MASIQTEREDKYDVPSDFVLPSLTDLIPKGGAIEISEVELISSYFDTPDLDLLRRGITLRRRRGDTDTGWHVKVPADKARTEIRLPLGSGEDAQVPEELASVLAGVALGKPLVPVATLTSKRRRHVFTASDGSVLAELADDSVDVQAEGIPDHRWRELEVELGAAGSEATLKRFGKALLTAGAQCGAHPSKLHRALAVNLEKKLGVLATYLDEQAQAIFAGDVYLRRGLDPIHSTRVAIRRYRSTLRVFGALFDEGAASILDSELAWYAGLLGEVRDRQVLRARLSDAVHKLPPELVLGPVAARIENDLLAEQVRHRGIIATELDGDRYRALLTSLGNLSRAFPAAVGAEDVDADELDRLARKAGRKVRRRVAAAVAGGDDVALHGARKAGKRARYAAELIFPIVGKKDATARIERYKAVQEVLGEHQDAVVASQKLLELGRKAGVTPGENGFTFGVLYAQEVAAAEAARAEVSKIDV